The Pseudoalteromonas rubra region TGAAGACACGTGGGTTTTGCCCACCTCAGTGTCTGTACCAGTGATAAAGAATGCACTCATAACTTAGTTAGCTCCATTAAGGCGACCTGATAACTCAACTGAGCCCGACCATTGGTAAGCGGGTACCCAGCCAATAATTTACGATATTGTGCTTTTCCCAGCAAGCCACGACGCTGGCCTTCATGCTGTAATTGGTTGGCGCCAATCGCCTTCACTGATTTAAAGGCCGCTTGAGCCGTGCGAAAGGTTTCTTTCAGGCACATCAATTCAGCATCATCAATGACAAATCCGGCGTCGTCGGCATGTGTCAGTAGCACATCAAATGGGGTAAAGCGATTAACATGACAGTGCGTGTCTACGCTTTGCCAGGCCTGCTGTATTTCGCACAAAGAGCCGTCGGCTACAATGCTCAGGTAGGCTTTCCCCCCGGGTCTCAAAATCCGTTTTAGCTCTGCAAATAACCTGGCATGATCCTGACTCCACTGAATCGCAAAATTACTAAAAATAGCATCAACGCAGTTATCCGCGAGCGGTAAGTTGTCCATATCCGCACAGATTTTAAGCGCATCTTCAGGACCTTGCCCTAACATACCAGCACTCAAATCCAATGCTACTAATTGCGCACAACGCTGACTTAACGCGTCGTAATGCTGCATGGGACCTGCGCCTAAGTCTAAAAGTCTGTTACATCGCTGAGTGATTTTCTTAAGTAAGATCTCTGCGGCCTGTTGCTGGACATTCGCATGCTGCACGTAAACCTGAGATGCACGCGAAAAACGCGAGGCAACCTGTGCTTTTACTGAAACACTCATATCGCCTCCTTAAGTGCATTGAGCAAGGTATCTATGTCTGCTGAGGTGTGCGCCGCAGTCAGGGTGATACGTAACCGGGCAGCATTTTGCGGTACTGTCGGTGGCCGGATGGCAGTCAACCATATTCCCTGCGCTTTCAATTGCTGTTGGGCTGCGAGTGCGTTATCTGCCGAGCCAAGCACGACAGGCTGTATGGCCGTTGTCGATGGCAGAACCGGAATACCCAGTTGCGCCGCCGTTTGGGTGAAATAGGCAATGTTATCTTTTAATGCTGCTCTTTGTGAGCAGGCACTGCGTAACTTAATAAACTGCTTAATTGCAATTTCTGTCAGCATTGGTGACATTGCCGTGGAGTAAATGTATTCGCGGCTGAATTGCAATAAATACTGCTGCACGCGCTCGCTACATAACACCGCAGCGCCCTGACAAGCCATCGCTTTACCAAAAGTGATCACCAACAACTCTGGCTTAACACCACTGTCAATACTGCCAAGCCCGTTATCACCCAGCACGCCCAGTGCGTGGGCATCGTCAACCATCAGCCAGGCACTGTGCGTGTTTGCAAGCTGAGCGATATCCACCAAAGGCGCGCAATCGCCGTCCATCGAAAATACACCTTCAGTCACGATCAGTTTGTATTTTGCTTTAGACTTTTCCAGTCGCGCACGCAAATGGGTGATATCGTTGTGATTGAACCGTGTTAGCTTAGCCTGACTGTGTAATGCGCCATCCAGCAAGCTGGCATGATTAAGCTTGTCCTGAAACAACTCAGATTCACGCCCTACAGCCGGATCGTTAAATAGCGCCTGAAGCACGCTGGTATTCGCAGCAAAACCACTGGCGAACAATAATGCCCTGTCGTAACCAAAAGCATCACACAACTGTGCCTCAAAAGCCGAGTGGACTGATTGAAACCCCGTCACCAGCGCCGAACTGCGACTGCCGGGCTGGGCCGTCAGGCTAAGCGTTTCATCGGCCAATGCAAGATAATCATTGCTGGCAAAATTCAGGTAAGTTTCGCCGTCAACTTCGATTTCACGGGCTGAAACTTTGCCTATACACTGACGATGACGCAGTAAAGATGCCGCAGCCCGGGCTTGGAGGGCTGCATCGATGAACTCAAAAGCCATTTAGTTGGCTTCGTAGAACAATTCAGACGTTGCTTTATCTGCGATTGCAGAATTCAGAGACGCTTCATAAGCTTCGTCTGAGTAATCCTGACGTTTCTCCGGTTGCATGCCCAGCTTTTTAAGCAGGTTCATATCTGCATCGGCTTCCGGGTTCTCTGTGGTGAGTAGCTTATCGCCGTAGAAAATCGAGTTTGCACCGGCAAAGAAACACATCGACTGCATTTGCTCGTTCATTGCTGTACGACCCGCAGATAAACGCACATAGCTGTATGGCATCATAATACGTGCAACCGCAATGGTACGGATAAACTCAAAGTGATCTAAATCTTCAACGTCTTCTAGGGGGGTACCAGCCACTTTAACCAACATGTTAATTGGCACACTTTCAGGTTGCTTAGGTAGATTCGCTAGCTGCATAAGCAGACCGTAACGGTCAGAGGCTTGCTCACCCATACCTACAATCCCGCCCGAACAGACTTTCATACCGGCATCACGGACGTGGTCGAGTGTATCCAGACGGTCCTGATAAGTACGTGTGGTAATGATCTGTTCGTAGTACTCAGGTGACGTATCCAGGTTGTGATTATAGTAATCTAAGCCTGCTTCTCTGAGCGCATGTGCTTTGTCATTATCGAGTTTACCCAGGGTCATACATGTTTCAAGGCCCAGTTCTCTAACTTCGCGAACCATCTTTTCAATATAGGGCATATCGCGGTCTTTTGGATCAGACCAGGCTGCGCCCATACAAAAGCGCGTTGCGCCCTTTTCTTTGGCCACCTTGGCCTGTGCAACCACTTTTTCAACTTCCATCAGGCGTTCACGCTCCAGATCGGTTTTGTAATGGCCCGACTGAGGACAATATTTACAATCTTCCGGACAAGCACCTGTTTTGATAGACAAGAGTGTAGAGATCTGTACTTCATTGGGATTAAAGTTTTTTCTGTGGATGCTCGCGGCATGAAACAACAGATCGTTGAATGGCATTTCAAATAGTGCTTTAACTTCTTTATGCGTCCAATCGTGACGTACTGTGCCCAATTCCATAATTATTCTCTTCTTTTGACTGACATTTTTTAGTCAGTTGTTATGACGGTGATTGGCTTAGTCTACTTCTTGCTTTACCATTGTCAACACAGACCACTTAAGCAAGGTTTACAAGTGAGTAATAATAACACTATTGATTTAGCCTTTGATAAAACTCATATCTGGCATCCCTATACCTCTATGCTGGATCCGCTGCCCGTTTATCCAGCTAGTCATACACAAGGTAATCGCATTCATCTGGAGACTGGCGAAGAATTGATTGATGGTATGGCATCCTGGTGGAGCGCTATTCATGGCTATAATCACCCGGATATTGTAACTGCAATCACTGAACAAGCAGGCAAGATGAGTCATGTGATGTTTGGCGGACTCACACATGCTCCCGCAGTTGAACTATGTAAAAAGCTAGTGGCCATGACTCCTGCGCCACTGAATAAGGTGTTTCTGGCGGACAGCGGTTCAGTCAGTGTTGAGGTGGCAATTAAAATGGCCCTGCAGTACTGGTTAAGCCAGGGCCATAATCGCAAAACCAAACTTATGACGGCCCAAAAGGGTTATCATGGTGATACCTTTGCCGCGATGAGTGTGTGCGATCCGGTCAATTCCATGCACAGTATGTATCAGGGCTTCCTGCCGGAGCATATTTTTGTACCTGCACCATCCGGGCGTTTCAATGAAGGCGCTGTTGAAGAAGAATTACAGCAGCTCGAAGCGTCATTTGTCGCGCATCACCAGGATGTTGCAGCATTTATCATTGAGCCAATAGTGCAAA contains the following coding sequences:
- a CDS encoding aminotransferase class I/II-fold pyridoxal phosphate-dependent enzyme, with the protein product MAFEFIDAALQARAAASLLRHRQCIGKVSAREIEVDGETYLNFASNDYLALADETLSLTAQPGSRSSALVTGFQSVHSAFEAQLCDAFGYDRALLFASGFAANTSVLQALFNDPAVGRESELFQDKLNHASLLDGALHSQAKLTRFNHNDITHLRARLEKSKAKYKLIVTEGVFSMDGDCAPLVDIAQLANTHSAWLMVDDAHALGVLGDNGLGSIDSGVKPELLVITFGKAMACQGAAVLCSERVQQYLLQFSREYIYSTAMSPMLTEIAIKQFIKLRSACSQRAALKDNIAYFTQTAAQLGIPVLPSTTAIQPVVLGSADNALAAQQQLKAQGIWLTAIRPPTVPQNAARLRITLTAAHTSADIDTLLNALKEAI
- the bioB gene encoding biotin synthase BioB produces the protein MELGTVRHDWTHKEVKALFEMPFNDLLFHAASIHRKNFNPNEVQISTLLSIKTGACPEDCKYCPQSGHYKTDLERERLMEVEKVVAQAKVAKEKGATRFCMGAAWSDPKDRDMPYIEKMVREVRELGLETCMTLGKLDNDKAHALREAGLDYYNHNLDTSPEYYEQIITTRTYQDRLDTLDHVRDAGMKVCSGGIVGMGEQASDRYGLLMQLANLPKQPESVPINMLVKVAGTPLEDVEDLDHFEFIRTIAVARIMMPYSYVRLSAGRTAMNEQMQSMCFFAGANSIFYGDKLLTTENPEADADMNLLKKLGMQPEKRQDYSDEAYEASLNSAIADKATSELFYEAN
- the bioA gene encoding adenosylmethionine--8-amino-7-oxononanoate transaminase; translation: MSNNNTIDLAFDKTHIWHPYTSMLDPLPVYPASHTQGNRIHLETGEELIDGMASWWSAIHGYNHPDIVTAITEQAGKMSHVMFGGLTHAPAVELCKKLVAMTPAPLNKVFLADSGSVSVEVAIKMALQYWLSQGHNRKTKLMTAQKGYHGDTFAAMSVCDPVNSMHSMYQGFLPEHIFVPAPSGRFNEGAVEEELQQLEASFVAHHQDVAAFIIEPIVQNAGGMNFYHPDYLKKLRTLCDKYDVLLILDEIATGFGRTGKLFACEHADISPDILCLGKALTGGTMTLSATLTTDEIAVGISQGEAKVLMHGPTFMGNPLACAAANASLTLLQSNVWQQHVQRLEQSLRMLERCKALDAVQDVRVLGAIGVVELNRTIDVAKIQRFFIEKGLWIRPFGKLIYLMPPYITSDEDIAYLAEGIYQAIEQDAY
- a CDS encoding methyltransferase domain-containing protein, which codes for MSVSVKAQVASRFSRASQVYVQHANVQQQAAEILLKKITQRCNRLLDLGAGPMQHYDALSQRCAQLVALDLSAGMLGQGPEDALKICADMDNLPLADNCVDAIFSNFAIQWSQDHARLFAELKRILRPGGKAYLSIVADGSLCEIQQAWQSVDTHCHVNRFTPFDVLLTHADDAGFVIDDAELMCLKETFRTAQAAFKSVKAIGANQLQHEGQRRGLLGKAQYRKLLAGYPLTNGRAQLSYQVALMELTKL